One stretch of Riemerella columbina DNA includes these proteins:
- a CDS encoding adenylosuccinate synthase: protein MSTYVVVGLQYGDEGKGKITDVLSAKSDYVVRFQGGNNAGHTVYVGEDKFVLHLLPSGVLQSKGKCIIANGVVVDPKAFISEIKQIEAKGLRTDHIFISRRAHVIMPYHILLDTYREEELVGEKQIGTTKKGIGPCYEDKIARVGIRMIDLLNPEILAEKIKVNLKVKNALFEKYFEKPTLDFDEIYNEFLAIGEQLKDRIVDTELELNEAIKEGKNILFEGAQALMLDIDFGTYPYVTSSSPSTGGVCTGAGVPPTALQNLIGVAKAYTTRVGNGPFPTELNDDLGEKIRQIGHEFGATTGRPRRTGWLDLVSLKHACMINGINNLVITKLDVLTGIDRIKVATQYRTEDGKIIDYFTSSTTKLYHYEPIYAELPGWSEDITAARSYDELPLNAQKYIEFIEDYLGINVYLVSVGPERTQNIIRKELF from the coding sequence ATGTCAACTTATGTCGTTGTAGGTCTTCAGTACGGAGACGAGGGTAAAGGAAAAATTACCGATGTACTTTCCGCAAAATCGGATTATGTCGTTCGTTTTCAAGGAGGTAATAATGCGGGACACACCGTGTATGTGGGGGAGGATAAATTTGTCTTGCACCTATTGCCATCGGGCGTTTTGCAGTCTAAGGGCAAGTGCATCATAGCCAATGGCGTGGTGGTAGATCCCAAAGCGTTCATCTCAGAAATTAAGCAAATAGAAGCCAAAGGGCTTAGAACAGACCATATTTTTATCAGCCGCAGAGCTCATGTGATTATGCCGTATCACATTCTTTTAGATACTTATAGAGAAGAAGAACTCGTTGGCGAGAAGCAAATAGGCACCACCAAAAAAGGCATCGGTCCTTGTTATGAAGATAAGATAGCGCGCGTAGGCATCAGGATGATAGACCTTTTAAACCCAGAAATTTTAGCCGAAAAAATCAAAGTCAATTTAAAAGTCAAAAATGCCCTTTTTGAGAAGTATTTTGAAAAACCGACTTTAGATTTTGATGAAATTTATAACGAGTTTTTAGCCATTGGCGAGCAACTTAAAGACCGTATTGTAGACACAGAGTTAGAACTCAACGAAGCCATTAAAGAAGGCAAAAACATCTTATTTGAAGGTGCTCAAGCGCTGATGTTGGACATTGATTTTGGCACCTATCCTTATGTGACTTCATCTTCGCCATCTACTGGGGGCGTGTGTACAGGAGCGGGCGTGCCACCAACAGCGCTACAGAACCTAATCGGCGTAGCTAAGGCGTACACCACGCGCGTAGGCAATGGACCTTTCCCAACTGAACTTAACGATGATTTAGGCGAAAAAATCAGACAAATTGGCCACGAATTTGGGGCGACCACAGGGCGACCACGAAGAACAGGCTGGCTGGATTTGGTATCCCTAAAACACGCGTGTATGATTAACGGTATCAATAACTTAGTGATTACAAAATTAGATGTTCTCACGGGCATAGACCGCATAAAAGTGGCAACCCAATACCGTACCGAAGATGGCAAAATCATTGATTATTTTACCTCTTCTACCACCAAACTTTACCACTACGAGCCGATTTATGCGGAATTACCAGGGTGGTCGGAAGACATTACCGCCGCACGCTCTTATGATGAACTGCCACTGAATGCGCAGAAGTATATAGAATTTATTGAAGATTATTTAGGCATCAATGTTTATTTGGTTTCGGTGGGACCGGAGAGAACGCAAAATATCATCAGAAAAGAGTTATTTTAA
- a CDS encoding pyruvate decarboxylase, translating into MKKSLLLVGVLAMAVCVVNCAAWGDSLQYLNKNIKIKKIQKALYFTPEIIPNIPEISYPTDQAFYSAVSDFMKDEDGLKVSKIDTVMPYDSIDTDYIREVCANNNAQVVLIPKVKYFKVGFGKYVFSNQVLVSAKLYDADGNFIIETTYDTYRGNARLLGSAENSVKIGTKGMLKKMDKEIRRNKLSIGTSAD; encoded by the coding sequence ATGAAAAAATCTTTACTTTTAGTTGGCGTGTTAGCTATGGCGGTCTGTGTGGTCAATTGTGCGGCGTGGGGCGATAGTTTGCAGTACCTTAATAAAAATATTAAAATTAAAAAAATACAAAAAGCCCTTTACTTTACACCTGAAATCATTCCCAATATTCCAGAGATAAGCTACCCTACCGACCAAGCTTTTTATAGCGCCGTTAGTGATTTTATGAAAGATGAAGACGGCTTAAAAGTCTCAAAAATAGACACTGTAATGCCTTATGATAGCATTGATACAGACTACATTCGCGAGGTGTGTGCCAATAATAATGCACAGGTGGTTTTAATCCCGAAAGTGAAATATTTTAAGGTGGGGTTCGGTAAATATGTGTTCTCTAACCAAGTTTTAGTGAGCGCCAAACTCTACGATGCCGATGGCAATTTCATTATAGAAACCACTTACGACACCTACCGCGGTAACGCCCGACTATTGGGCAGTGCCGAAAATTCAGTGAAAATAGGTACCAAAGGAATGCTCAAAAAAATGGATAAAGAAATCCGACGAAACAAGCTGAGCATCGGCACTTCTGCAGATTAA
- a CDS encoding ABC transporter substrate-binding protein: MKIVSLVPSITETLFDFDLGNNLIGRTKFYIHPKEQVAQIEIIGGTKTLNLDKIKALNPDLIIANKEENVKEQVAVLQNDFNVWVTDIPGLPSLQAFFISLGERTQRQQQGEYFAKQLADWLPFNTVFQSAKGGLSHLAKSVYGGGRRYFFPQHTHAFRF, encoded by the coding sequence ATGAAAATCGTTTCGTTAGTGCCTTCCATTACGGAAACTTTATTTGATTTTGATTTAGGAAACAACTTAATCGGGCGGACTAAATTTTATATCCACCCCAAAGAGCAAGTGGCTCAAATAGAGATTATTGGCGGTACCAAAACATTAAATCTTGATAAAATAAAGGCTTTAAATCCTGACCTCATCATCGCCAACAAGGAAGAAAATGTAAAGGAACAGGTGGCGGTTTTGCAAAATGATTTTAATGTTTGGGTAACGGATATTCCGGGTCTTCCATCGCTGCAAGCGTTTTTTATAAGTTTGGGAGAACGCACCCAGCGGCAACAACAAGGCGAATATTTTGCAAAACAATTGGCTGATTGGCTGCCTTTTAATACAGTTTTCCAAAGCGCCAAGGGTGGCTTATCTCATCTGGCAAAATCCGTATATGGTGGCGGGCGGCGATACTTTTTTCCACAGCATACTCACGCATTTAGGTTTTGA
- a CDS encoding helical backbone metal receptor yields the protein MVAGGDTFFHSILTHLGFENHFKHTMRYPEISLEDLHRVEVIFLSSEPYPFKEKHLEALQSVFSHQKIYLVDGEAFSWYGTRIIKSQPYYQQLRQMLF from the coding sequence ATGGTGGCGGGCGGCGATACTTTTTTCCACAGCATACTCACGCATTTAGGTTTTGAAAACCACTTTAAACACACTATGCGTTATCCAGAAATTAGCCTTGAAGATTTGCACCGTGTAGAGGTGATTTTCCTATCTTCCGAGCCTTATCCATTTAAAGAAAAACACCTTGAAGCGCTCCAAAGTGTTTTTTCTCATCAAAAAATATATTTAGTAGATGGCGAGGCGTTTTCTTGGTACGGCACTCGCATCATCAAATCTCAACCGTATTACCAGCAATTGCGGCAAATGCTCTTTTAA
- a CDS encoding GAF domain-containing protein yields MEDLKNRLTAIVHNEEAPIEERLQSICEVLDAAYDYFNWTGFYFKNGDKKELILGPYVGEATDHTVIPFGKGICGQVAVSNQTFEVPDVHAEDNYLSCSIATKAEVVVPIIKNGENIGQIDIDSHFIDPFKKEDIALLEWLCDELATVL; encoded by the coding sequence ATGGAAGACTTAAAAAATAGGCTAACCGCAATAGTTCACAATGAAGAAGCGCCAATAGAAGAGCGTTTGCAGTCCATTTGCGAAGTTTTGGATGCGGCATATGATTATTTCAATTGGACAGGGTTTTATTTTAAAAACGGCGATAAAAAAGAATTGATCTTAGGACCTTATGTTGGTGAAGCAACTGACCACACTGTGATTCCTTTTGGGAAGGGCATTTGCGGTCAGGTGGCAGTGTCAAACCAAACTTTTGAAGTGCCAGATGTCCATGCCGAGGACAATTACCTCTCTTGCTCCATCGCAACTAAGGCAGAAGTGGTGGTACCGATTATTAAAAATGGCGAAAATATCGGACAAATAGACATTGACTCTCACTTCATCGATCCATTTAAAAAAGAAGATATTGCCCTTTTAGAATGGCTTTGTGATGAGTTGGCAACCGTGCTTTAA
- a CDS encoding TonB-dependent receptor — translation MSEIKPILTPKQKALAINLDPNIYGTFAEIGAGQETVRHFFRAGGSSLTIAKAMSAYDKEYSNAIYGKEEKNRFVTQNRLKKMLRHEVGLIEERLDNEDTPHRKFFSYANTVTTINYHKTFKGHGWVGLMFQHEADADYSEIIIHIRFKENDSTHQQETLGNLGVNLIYGAFNYADNPRQLINSLYDDISIDRIEIDMIEFQGPAFEYVDNRLMSLQLVKKGMTDAVIFNSEGKPMLPADILYKKDVFAVRGSFRPVTLVNIDMFENGLELFLKDTGGKPEDTVIIFEITISNLRATGKIDERDFLDRVDVLAKLGYTVMISNFSEYYRLVEYFYNYNIRYLGIGMGVNNLLMVFDEEYYKHLPGGILEAFGKFFRNDMKVYLYPYKDPETHQDLCSDNLKVHDNLKELYKYFKLNNRIVDIKNHNPEYSEIYSREILSKIAQCAPGWEHQLPEGVAEMIKERGMFGYKEAIEIKEF, via the coding sequence ATGTCTGAAATAAAACCTATTTTAACCCCGAAACAAAAGGCACTGGCCATCAATTTAGACCCTAATATTTATGGAACTTTTGCAGAAATTGGTGCTGGACAAGAGACGGTAAGGCATTTTTTTCGTGCTGGTGGCTCATCATTAACTATTGCTAAGGCGATGTCTGCCTATGATAAGGAGTACAGTAACGCCATCTACGGAAAGGAGGAGAAAAACCGCTTTGTGACTCAGAATAGGCTCAAAAAAATGCTTCGGCACGAGGTAGGGCTTATTGAGGAGCGCTTGGATAATGAGGATACGCCACATCGTAAATTTTTCTCGTATGCCAACACGGTGACCACCATCAATTATCATAAAACCTTTAAAGGTCACGGTTGGGTAGGGCTGATGTTTCAGCACGAGGCAGATGCCGATTATAGCGAAATTATCATCCATATTAGATTTAAAGAAAACGATTCTACCCACCAGCAAGAGACTTTGGGGAACCTTGGGGTTAATTTAATCTATGGCGCGTTCAACTATGCGGATAACCCGAGGCAGCTCATCAATAGCCTTTATGATGATATTTCCATCGACAGGATTGAAATTGATATGATTGAGTTCCAAGGGCCTGCATTTGAGTATGTGGACAACCGTTTGATGAGTCTTCAATTGGTGAAAAAGGGAATGACCGATGCGGTGATTTTCAATTCGGAGGGTAAGCCGATGCTGCCAGCGGATATTCTTTATAAAAAAGATGTGTTTGCGGTGCGTGGGAGCTTTCGCCCTGTAACTTTGGTAAATATTGATATGTTTGAAAACGGCTTGGAGCTCTTTTTAAAAGATACGGGTGGTAAGCCTGAAGATACCGTGATTATTTTTGAAATTACCATTTCTAATCTCCGTGCTACGGGGAAAATTGACGAGCGGGATTTCTTAGATCGTGTAGATGTTTTGGCGAAGTTGGGTTATACCGTGATGATTTCCAATTTCTCAGAATATTACCGATTGGTAGAGTATTTTTATAATTATAACATCAGATATTTGGGCATCGGTATGGGCGTGAACAACCTCCTTATGGTCTTTGATGAGGAATACTACAAACACCTTCCTGGCGGTATTTTAGAGGCTTTTGGTAAGTTCTTCAGAAACGATATGAAAGTGTATCTTTACCCTTATAAAGACCCAGAAACGCACCAAGATTTATGTTCGGATAATTTAAAAGTACACGATAATCTTAAAGAATTATATAAATACTTCAAACTGAATAATAGAATTGTAGATATTAAAAACCATAATCCTGAATATTCGGAAATTTATTCAAGAGAGATTTTATCTAAAATTGCCCAATGTGCTCCAGGTTGGGAACATCAGCTTCCTGAGGGCGTGGCGGAGATGATTAAAGAACGAGGAATGTTCGGTTATAAAGAAGCGATAGAAATTAAAGAATTTTAA
- a CDS encoding MBL fold metallo-hydrolase translates to MQLKFLGTGTSQGVPVIGCTHPVCLSKNPKDKRLRSSAILTTDAKKKILIDCGPDFRQQMLAQNESQVDAVLLTHEHNDHIIGLDDLRPLIFNNRKPMPIYCQSRVAQEVKARFPYAFAEIKYPGAPSFEVVEISHHQPFQVLETTIQPIEIFHGKLPILGYRIGGLAYITDASLISKDALNQLKNLEILVINALRLKHEHPSHFILPQALEIIQQLAPKKAFITHISHKLGFHEEVERQLPPHIRLAYDGLVVNW, encoded by the coding sequence ATGCAATTGAAATTTTTAGGTACAGGGACCTCTCAGGGCGTTCCTGTTATTGGCTGCACCCACCCCGTATGCTTATCTAAAAACCCTAAGGATAAGCGACTTAGGAGTTCCGCCATCCTCACCACCGATGCCAAAAAAAAAATCCTGATAGACTGTGGCCCTGATTTTAGACAACAAATGCTCGCCCAAAACGAAAGCCAAGTGGATGCCGTACTCCTCACCCACGAGCACAACGACCATATCATCGGTTTAGATGACTTGCGTCCTCTGATTTTCAACAACCGTAAGCCGATGCCCATTTATTGCCAAAGCCGTGTTGCCCAAGAGGTTAAAGCCAGATTTCCTTATGCCTTTGCTGAGATAAAATACCCTGGTGCTCCAAGTTTTGAAGTGGTTGAAATCAGCCACCACCAGCCATTTCAAGTTTTAGAAACCACCATACAGCCCATTGAAATTTTTCACGGAAAATTACCGATTTTAGGCTATAGAATAGGCGGATTGGCTTATATTACAGATGCCAGTTTGATCAGCAAAGATGCGCTAAATCAACTTAAAAACTTAGAAATTTTAGTCATCAACGCTCTAAGGTTAAAGCACGAACACCCTTCCCATTTTATCTTGCCACAAGCCTTGGAAATCATCCAACAGTTGGCTCCAAAGAAGGCTTTTATCACGCACATCAGTCACAAATTAGGCTTCCACGAAGAAGTAGAGCGCCAACTACCGCCGCATATCCGCTTGGCGTATGATGGTTTAGTGGTCAATTGGTAA
- the ygiD gene encoding 4,5-DOPA dioxygenase extradiol, with amino-acid sequence MSGLKILADFTARLKKRDGSMPALFIGHGSPMNGIEDNAFSNNWKAIGKTIDTPSAILVISAHWLSKGTHITAMEHPKTIHDFSGFPPALSAVQYPAAGKPELAKEIQQIVQFTQIGEDHDWGLDHGAWTILRHMFPDAEIPVLQLSIDYYQPATYHFELAKELQFLRNKGVLIVGSGNIIHNLKMVAWNRLNEAYGYDWAHEAHALFNKSILSADHQTLLHPESMGTAVQLSVPTPDHYYPLIYTLGLQKSSDSIALFNDELLAGSLSMTSLVVG; translated from the coding sequence ATGTCTGGATTGAAAATTTTAGCCGATTTTACCGCTCGATTAAAAAAGCGAGACGGCTCGATGCCTGCCCTGTTTATCGGACACGGCAGCCCTATGAACGGCATAGAGGACAATGCTTTTAGCAACAATTGGAAGGCGATTGGCAAGACCATCGACACGCCCTCTGCGATTCTCGTGATTTCCGCCCATTGGCTGTCCAAAGGCACGCACATCACAGCGATGGAACACCCCAAAACCATTCACGATTTTTCGGGCTTTCCGCCCGCACTTTCCGCCGTGCAATATCCTGCCGCTGGCAAGCCCGAACTGGCAAAAGAAATTCAGCAAATTGTACAATTTACCCAAATCGGCGAAGACCACGATTGGGGACTCGATCATGGTGCGTGGACCATTCTTCGGCATATGTTTCCTGATGCGGAAATCCCTGTATTACAGTTGAGTATAGATTATTATCAACCAGCGACTTACCATTTTGAACTGGCAAAAGAATTACAATTTTTACGAAACAAAGGCGTGCTGATTGTGGGCAGCGGCAACATTATTCACAACCTGAAAATGGTGGCATGGAACCGCCTCAACGAGGCATACGGCTACGATTGGGCACACGAGGCACACGCATTGTTCAACAAAAGCATCTTGTCTGCCGACCACCAAACGCTCCTCCACCCTGAGAGTATGGGCACTGCGGTTCAGTTGTCCGTTCCCACACCCGACCATTATTATCCGCTGATTTACACTTTGGGACTGCAAAAATCCAGCGATAGCATCGCCCTCTTCAACGATGAACTCTTGGCTGGCTCCCTCTCGATGACCTCGCTGGTGGTGGGGTAA
- the rpsO gene encoding 30S ribosomal protein S15 encodes MYLTKEKKAEIFAKHGKSAQDTGSTEGQVALFTYRINHLSQHLKANHKDFATEKSLVKLVGKRKRLLDYLKNKDIERYRALIAELGLRK; translated from the coding sequence ATGTATCTAACAAAAGAAAAGAAAGCGGAAATCTTCGCTAAACACGGAAAATCTGCACAAGACACAGGTAGTACAGAAGGACAAGTAGCCCTTTTTACTTACAGAATTAACCACCTATCTCAGCACCTTAAGGCTAACCATAAGGATTTCGCGACTGAAAAATCTTTGGTTAAATTGGTAGGTAAAAGAAAAAGATTATTAGATTATCTGAAAAATAAGGATATTGAAAGATATAGAGCACTTATTGCAGAGCTTGGATTAAGAAAATAA
- a CDS encoding polyribonucleotide nucleotidyltransferase → MNAPQAITETILLKDGRSITIETGKLAKQADGAVVVKMGGTMLLATVVAAKEANPGVDFLPLTVDYREKFGSAGRIPGNFFRREAKPSDDEVLTMRLVDRVIRPLFPSDFHAEVQVMISLISYDGKVMPDSLAGLAASAAIAITDIPFNGPFSEVRVIKKDGILSINPSWETLQEGVELDIMVGATKDSVVMVEGEMDEITEQEMLEAIKFAHEEIKTQIAAQEALAQKVGKSLPKREYNHETHDEALKQEIWDYAYQKYYDIAKNPSAKEERSEKFAAVVNEFLTRYTEEELEEKAELAKIYFHDVQKEAVRQLILNENIRLDGRNNQQIRPIWCEVDYLPAAHGSSVFTRGETQSLTTVTLGSLMDANRIDSVITQHEERFYLHYNFPPFSTGEARPLRGTSRREVGHGNLAQRALKVMIPEETPYTIRVVSDILESNGSSSMATVCAGTLALMDAGIPMKKPVSGIAMGLITDPESGKWTVLSDILGDEDHLGDMDFKVTGTENGITACQMDIKIQGLSMDIMEQALMQAKNGRLHILGEMLKTISEPRQDVKPHAPKMVMMEIPKDFIGAVIGPGGKVIQQMQKDTDTVITIEEKGEIGHIEISGTDRNKINEAVAQINEITFVPVVGEVYSGKVVKVVDFGAFIQLAKGTEGLLHISEIDWKRTEKVPYQEGDIVEVKFMGYDDRKKMKLSRKVLLPKPPREPKG, encoded by the coding sequence ATGAATGCACCACAAGCAATCACGGAAACCATTCTGCTAAAAGACGGCAGATCCATCACCATCGAAACTGGAAAATTAGCCAAACAAGCCGATGGTGCCGTAGTGGTAAAAATGGGTGGCACTATGCTATTAGCCACCGTAGTAGCCGCCAAGGAAGCCAACCCTGGCGTAGATTTTCTACCTTTAACTGTAGATTATAGAGAAAAATTTGGTTCTGCAGGGCGTATTCCTGGGAACTTTTTCAGAAGAGAAGCCAAACCTTCTGATGATGAGGTACTTACCATGCGTTTGGTAGACCGCGTGATTCGTCCGCTCTTCCCGAGTGACTTCCACGCCGAAGTTCAGGTGATGATTTCCCTAATCTCTTATGATGGTAAAGTAATGCCTGATTCCTTAGCTGGTTTAGCCGCTTCTGCCGCCATCGCTATTACCGACATCCCTTTCAACGGACCTTTTTCTGAAGTGAGAGTGATTAAAAAAGACGGTATCCTAAGCATCAACCCAAGTTGGGAAACGCTTCAAGAGGGTGTAGAGTTAGACATTATGGTCGGCGCTACCAAAGATTCTGTTGTGATGGTAGAGGGCGAGATGGACGAAATTACAGAGCAAGAAATGTTAGAAGCCATTAAATTTGCTCACGAAGAAATCAAAACTCAGATTGCCGCGCAAGAAGCATTGGCGCAAAAAGTAGGTAAATCTCTACCTAAAAGAGAATACAACCACGAAACGCACGATGAAGCATTGAAACAAGAAATCTGGGATTATGCCTATCAGAAATATTATGATATTGCTAAAAATCCAAGCGCTAAAGAAGAGCGTAGCGAAAAATTTGCCGCTGTAGTTAATGAATTCTTAACCCGATACACCGAGGAAGAATTAGAAGAAAAGGCAGAATTGGCAAAAATTTACTTCCACGATGTTCAAAAAGAAGCCGTAAGACAGCTTATCCTCAACGAAAATATCAGATTAGATGGCAGAAATAATCAACAAATTCGTCCTATTTGGTGCGAAGTAGATTATCTGCCTGCCGCTCACGGATCTTCAGTATTTACGCGTGGCGAAACACAATCATTAACCACGGTAACCCTCGGTTCTTTGATGGATGCCAACAGAATAGACAGTGTGATTACCCAACACGAAGAGCGTTTTTACCTTCATTATAACTTCCCACCGTTCTCCACTGGCGAAGCCCGCCCACTCAGAGGGACTTCCAGAAGAGAAGTAGGACACGGGAACTTGGCTCAAAGAGCACTAAAAGTGATGATTCCTGAAGAAACGCCTTATACCATTCGTGTGGTTTCTGATATTTTGGAATCCAATGGTTCCTCTTCTATGGCAACGGTTTGTGCTGGAACATTGGCATTGATGGATGCTGGTATCCCAATGAAGAAGCCTGTTTCGGGGATTGCAATGGGACTTATTACCGATCCAGAATCAGGAAAATGGACCGTGCTTTCCGATATTTTAGGTGATGAAGACCACTTAGGCGATATGGACTTTAAAGTGACAGGGACTGAAAATGGAATTACCGCTTGCCAAATGGACATTAAAATCCAAGGGTTGAGTATGGATATTATGGAACAAGCCTTGATGCAAGCTAAAAACGGAAGACTGCACATCTTAGGCGAGATGCTAAAAACCATCTCCGAACCGAGACAAGATGTGAAGCCACACGCACCAAAAATGGTAATGATGGAAATTCCGAAAGACTTCATTGGTGCTGTTATTGGTCCTGGTGGTAAGGTAATTCAGCAAATGCAAAAAGATACCGATACGGTGATCACTATTGAAGAAAAAGGCGAAATTGGACATATTGAAATTTCGGGAACCGACCGCAATAAAATCAACGAGGCTGTAGCACAAATCAACGAGATTACCTTTGTGCCAGTGGTTGGCGAGGTTTATAGCGGTAAAGTGGTGAAAGTCGTAGACTTCGGCGCATTTATCCAATTGGCAAAAGGTACCGAAGGATTACTCCACATTTCTGAAATTGATTGGAAGCGCACCGAAAAAGTGCCTTACCAAGAAGGCGATATTGTAGAAGTGAAATTTATGGGCTATGATGACCGTAAAAAAATGAAACTTTCCAGAAAAGTGCTTCTTCCAAAGCCGCCAAGAGAACCGAAAGGATAA
- a CDS encoding NAD(P)H-dependent glycerol-3-phosphate dehydrogenase, which translates to MAKKRKKSTLSVGVVGSGSFATAIVKMLQENCKMVHWCVRNEFVKGAIELRKHNPTYLQTVMFNTRGLEITTDINALVSACEIIILATPSIYLSEVLEKMTVPYEGKLFVSAIKGIVPKHNDIVAHYLRDEFNIGFRNQAVIAGPCHAEEVAMERLSYLTLATVEPENEEKLKEIFASDYIKVTTSTDILGNEYSAILKNIYAIGAGMASGLGYGDNFQAVYVSNAIREMEIFLEAIYEAPRDVNESAYLGDLLVTAYSLFSRNRSLGNLIGKGYTVKSAIQSMNMVAEGYYAAASIYETAKSKKLKLPIINTIYNVLYEDKNVEKQFKKLTSKLN; encoded by the coding sequence ATGGCTAAGAAACGAAAAAAATCAACCCTTTCAGTTGGGGTGGTGGGCAGCGGAAGTTTTGCCACCGCCATTGTGAAAATGCTGCAAGAAAACTGCAAAATGGTGCATTGGTGCGTTAGAAATGAATTTGTAAAAGGGGCTATAGAATTGAGAAAACACAACCCTACCTATCTACAAACCGTGATGTTCAACACCCGAGGTTTGGAGATTACAACGGATATTAACGCCTTAGTTTCCGCCTGCGAGATTATCATTCTCGCGACACCTTCTATCTACCTTTCTGAGGTGTTGGAGAAGATGACGGTGCCTTATGAAGGCAAACTTTTCGTGTCTGCAATTAAGGGGATTGTGCCTAAACATAACGATATTGTAGCGCATTATTTGAGAGATGAGTTTAATATCGGCTTTAGAAATCAAGCGGTTATCGCAGGGCCGTGCCACGCCGAAGAGGTTGCTATGGAGCGTTTATCTTATCTGACATTAGCCACCGTGGAGCCTGAAAATGAGGAAAAATTAAAAGAAATTTTTGCTTCAGATTATATTAAAGTGACCACCAGCACCGATATTTTGGGGAATGAATATAGCGCTATTCTCAAAAATATTTATGCCATAGGTGCGGGGATGGCAAGCGGCTTGGGGTATGGGGACAACTTCCAAGCGGTGTATGTTTCTAACGCCATTAGAGAGATGGAAATTTTCTTAGAAGCCATCTATGAAGCGCCAAGAGATGTGAATGAAAGCGCCTACCTCGGCGACTTGTTGGTAACGGCATATTCACTATTTTCACGAAACCGAAGTTTAGGAAATTTGATAGGGAAGGGGTACACGGTAAAATCCGCTATACAGTCGATGAATATGGTGGCAGAAGGTTATTACGCTGCGGCTTCCATCTACGAAACGGCAAAGTCCAAAAAACTAAAACTCCCAATCATCAACACGATTTATAATGTCTTATACGAAGATAAAAATGTTGAAAAACAGTTTAAAAAACTGACTTCTAAATTGAATTAA
- the prmA gene encoding 50S ribosomal protein L11 methyltransferase, with protein sequence MQSYLEFNFTVNPPQPWSEILMAELIHIGFDSFTEESNGILAYIPKSDFDEQQLQALYLFNQEGLALAYTYQEMPNINWNEEWEKNFSPINVEDRVYIRAEFHQPENKEYEIIIQPKMSFGTGHHATTYLMIQQMLEMDFQNKKVLDMGCGTSVLALFAKMKGAADTLAIDIDPWSVENSKENAARNGIELRIEEGTTDLLGQEKFDIILANINRNILISDIPTYASVLEEGGSLLLSGLCFFDVADIMEVCTAQNLKLKNQRQREEWVSLWLEK encoded by the coding sequence ATGCAGTCTTATTTAGAGTTTAATTTTACGGTAAATCCACCACAACCTTGGAGCGAAATCCTAATGGCAGAGCTCATCCACATTGGTTTTGATAGCTTTACCGAAGAATCCAACGGCATTTTGGCGTATATTCCCAAATCGGATTTTGATGAACAGCAACTCCAAGCGCTTTATTTATTCAATCAAGAAGGGTTGGCGTTGGCGTATACTTACCAAGAAATGCCCAATATCAACTGGAATGAAGAGTGGGAGAAGAATTTTTCGCCCATCAATGTGGAAGATCGGGTGTATATCCGCGCTGAATTTCATCAACCTGAAAATAAAGAATACGAAATCATCATTCAGCCGAAAATGTCCTTTGGCACTGGGCACCACGCTACCACTTATCTGATGATACAACAGATGTTAGAGATGGATTTTCAAAACAAAAAAGTTTTAGATATGGGCTGTGGCACTTCGGTATTGGCATTATTTGCGAAGATGAAGGGCGCTGCAGACACTTTGGCGATAGATATAGACCCGTGGTCGGTGGAGAATTCTAAAGAGAATGCCGCAAGAAATGGGATAGAATTGAGGATAGAGGAGGGCACGACAGACCTTCTGGGGCAGGAAAAATTTGACATTATTTTAGCCAATATCAACCGTAATATATTGATTTCCGACATTCCTACTTATGCTTCGGTTTTGGAAGAAGGCGGCTCACTATTGCTGTCGGGGCTTTGTTTCTTTGATGTGGCAGACATTATGGAGGTTTGTACGGCTCAGAATTTAAAACTGAAAAACCAACGCCAGAGAGAAGAATGGGTGAGCCTTTGGTTAGAAAAATAA